A genomic segment from Nicotiana tabacum cultivar K326 chromosome 9, ASM71507v2, whole genome shotgun sequence encodes:
- the LOC107773809 gene encoding uncharacterized protein LOC107773809, translating to MDVLTQHIQGKVLWCMLFTDDIVLIDEMWAGVSARLEVWRRTFESKGFKLNITKMGYLECKVSGMTTEEDVEVRLDSQVIPKKGSFKYLRSIISSNGEIDEDVTHHIGTGYMK from the coding sequence ATGGATGTTCTAACACAGCACATTCAAGGGAAGGTGCTATGGTGCATGTTATTCACTGATGATATAGTATTGATTGACGAAATGTGGGCCGGTGTTAGTGCAAGGTTGGAGGTCTGGAGACGAACATTTGAGtcaaaaggtttcaagttgaacaTCACTAAAATGGGGTACTTGGAATGTAAAGTCAGCGGCATGACTACGGAAGAGGATGTGGAAGTGAGGCTAGATTCACAAGTAATTCCCAAGAaagggagttttaagtaccttagATCTATAATTTCTAGTAATGGAGAGATAGACGAGGATGTCACGCATCATATCGGAACGGGATATATGAAATGA